TAAACTTTAATGTTACATGTCAGGAATGCCTGTATGTATCCCTACATGCTTGTAAATTGTGATGACAAAGTCTTTTTCTTTGTACAGACAATGTGATTTTCTTGATTATTAATTTGAAATTAGAAGAATCCACGTGTTATCTTTCATCATGGGAGCTGCAAAAAGCTGTAGTGATCACAGAAACTGATGAAACCTTTACAGCCAGAATTTCTGAGATTTAGAAGAACTGCTTAGTGCATGACAGAAGTCATGCATGAATTAGGAAATTTAGCACTTGCGTTTCTCTATTGATATGTCTGCGATACATGTCCTTGTTAATGGTGTATATGACTGTTGGAGCTGTCCTTAGGTATGGTCTTGAGAACATAAGCTCATTTTGCATGTTCAAACATTTAATACAATATTCACTAATAGTCAGCATGCTGTCTGTATTTCTTTTTTGTGTGCATTTGCATTACCAGTAACCAAGTATTTAATTGGTTTtgcagaagacaaacctccccaAGGCTAGGAGTTAGGGATTTATACTCGTAGTCACAGTAACTCATGCTCAACCATGTCCAGCTGCCTCATGATATTTGGTCTTTGGTACAGTTCCATACCACAGACTGATTCCTCAGAATTATCTGGTTTCGTTGTTCTCTGCTTCAAATTTCAGCTGTGATAGGGCACAAGATTTATTTAGAAAGGTTTATTTATGTAATTTGTAGATGAAAACCGGGATGATGTAAAAATgctgaaatataataaaaaaatgataatatcTAACTGCTGTcatcctttcttttcctttcattTACAATTTTTTCTACTTTCATCATAATTGTTGACAGGCCTGTTTATACTTCAATTATCAGAATGGTGATAGGCATAAGAATCTAATGTTTTTATTGAAGACAGAAGACCCAgcatgcatctctctctctctgtgggcGCGCGCACATGCTCATGTGCATGCAGGACTCAGCAGGCATGGAAAGACTGATAATGTGACGAGGATGCAAATGGATGAAATGATGGCAGGAATTCGCATTGCATATATTTCCTTGAAACTTCAAACCCAGAAGGAGAAGAAAATCAACAGATACAATGATAATGACCACATAAAACCCACTCATCAGACTATTATTCTAGAACAGACCTCCATGGACGCAAAGTAATTAGCAATTTGAGGGACCTTGGTGACAGATACAACATAGACCGGAGAACAAGAACCCTGCTAAGCCCCTTAAAGTGTAGAAAGAATTAAGCATAACAATGGCATGTAAATACTTAAACAAGGTACATATGCGGTGCGGCCGCAAGCTGTCCTGGCATGGAATCCCAGCTATGAACCCAAGGAAGTTCCTTCCCGCTCAACTTCAAGCCTTGCCCTTTTATGATCTTCTGGGGGCTTGGAGCGAGTATCTGAATCAGTGGCTTTATGCTTTGAGTTTGAAGAGCTCGGTGAACAGATGgaatcaacttttgattcagcTTGCTCTGGTGACAAATGATGAGGAGATTCTAGCTGCATTTCTGTGCCTGGCATTTGCGTGGGGAATACAAAGGTATTGCTGGCTTTTTGCTGCTCCTCCAGAATCCTTTGCAAATACCTTGCATGTTCCTCTATGCGTAACTGAAGTGCCCTTTGTACCTAGAGAATTGCACTCAgatgaataaattaattaaaaaacaaaaaagaaaagaaaaaaaaaaaagaggcaataTTCACATCATTTCCATCTGGATCTACAATTTGTGATGGAAATTACAGTTCCCTTTTTATTCGAATTCTCATCTAGGAGTGTCACTGTAGTTGTAACTTGAGCTAGTGGTTTTGACCCATTTTTGAGCTTCCATTGACTTCTAAAATATTGGACGTGCCCAGGCTGAAAATGAGTCAACAATCTTGGCTAGATGCGAGGTGGGCCACAGAGAACAATATATGCAAGGTACGgaatgcagcagcagcaagcaAGGTTGCTTCTGCATGTAGATCAATTGGCAAAACTGCAGGAGAATACATATTAAGTCCATTTGACTCAATTTCATGAAACTTGTTTCACTATAAGTTCCTTACAATGCACTGATGCAAATTTTATGAAGATGTACCTGTGGTAGCATGACAGGTTAATGCCACCGTTGAGTAGTTAATAGAGAATTGCCACTTTTGTATAAACTTTAATACGAGCTAGATTTCATGAACTAGTGTTTATGTCGTGGCATATTTACATCACTTTAGACTAAAGCACCCCTGATTGATCGATCAAAGTTGTATGGACATTGATACAGGAGACAACTGCCCAAGCGTGGAAGCTCTGTAGGTCACACCTAAAACCATGATCAAGTAAAACATGCTTTCTTGAAACTGATCATATGGGGAGGCTGGATATGCAAAGTTCTTGGCATGATGCTATATGGATGGTACCaaccaaaggaaaaaaaaaagactggTGAAAGTTTTGAAAACAGTTGGGAAGAGATGCATAACATCATTTGGAATTGAACAATCACGGACATTTGTCAGCTTGAAAAACAGTCTCTCAAAGAAATGTCAATTTTCTTACCCAAAGTGATAATAATTAATGCTCACCTCAAGTTGTTCATGTAGCTGTTTTTGAACCTCTATTTGCATCCGTAGAGCCTCTATCACTTCTATGTTCCTACcaaacagaagaaaaaaaaatgaatagattaaTGAAAGAGCTATTGGACAAAAGTTTGATAACacaaatgtgtgtgtgtgtgtgagagagagagagagagaaggaggaagggagggagagtGGGGGTAAGTTTTACCTTTTCTTGCCTGGATCACTTTCATGACTAACTGTTGGCATCTTTTGATCTTCAGAAGAGGAAGCTTTTTTGTCTTGATAGGCATGTAATCAAACCCATAAGAATTAGGCATCCCAGTGACAAATTAAGGTTGTTACCCAGATATCATAAATGAAATAACAGCAGGACAGTATTCATGGACACCCAGATAATAGAGCTGGCAACCTGTGGAACGTATCTAACGAGCTGATTTATAAAATTTTCAGCAGATAGATAAGTATTTTGTTATTTGATGGCTCATGAGAGTTGCTCCCTAGGCAAGATGCCTCATCTTTGCAAACTATGTcagcttatttatttatttattgatgaaCTGCCCAACCGTGCTGCTGTTTAACAACCAATGCTGAAACTTTtatttatccatttttttttcactGAGAAGTGGGAAGAGAAGGAGCATTGGCCCAGTCAATTAGAAGTTGTATTGTCTTCATATTAGTGGATGAGGTTTAAATACCGTGACATGCGGCCAACCCGGTTTCTCCATGGAACGGGATGCCCCATGTATCAAAACTCAAGACAGCGAATGTCCTATCCTGTCCAGGTCCATTTCCTGACTCTGTCCTGTACTGACACTCCAGATGATGGGATGCCCTACCATCCCACCAGTGCCAAGTCCAAAAACTGATTCTCTACACATATGCAAGCCAAGTTGTAGATGATCACCTTGAAAAATTTCAATATATTTCACGGATAAACATACCTTAACTTAGAATCAGGTCAGTCCAAGTCTGGATTAGTTTTTGAGTTTGTGATACTGGTTTGTTCAGTTAAAAACATCTTTTTCCAATATCAATAAATCACTAATGAGCAATTTCTTTTCTATATTATCATTATTTACCTTCCTTTGCCTCTGGGAGATACTTGGCAAGTCGGTATTTCTGCAAGTTACAACCACACAATAGAAGGATGAGGTATCACAGCAAGTAAGCATTACAAGAAAGAAAATACTTCCTATAAGAGATCTGCCATGATACCTGCAAGTGACTCTTTACATGATATATGGTCAAACCCTCAACATTCATAAGCTTTAAAACACCCTTTGGAGTTGCCTCTGCATGAGAAAGAGATGTCAGCTAAGTGATGTAAGAATTACATCCCATAACATTACAAATTAAAATCATGTTCTTACTCTCGGCTCCATCAAGCTTGTTCACAGCTTCTACAAACCGCTCATGGAGATCCAGGGTCCATCTTAATCTCGGCTTATTTGCAGTTGCAGTCGTAGATGTGGAGGAATTGGAATGTAATTGAAATTTAGCAGCAGGTCTTAATGGTTGAGAAGTCTGGTTGCAATTAGAGGAAAGTGGAACAGATGGGGCCGGTGTCTCATAAATGTCCTGAATTAAATCATAATTAGATGCAAAAACAATATTCTAAACAAAttcgataaaattataattatacttTGTTCAATGTATTTTCAGCGACTCATTGGTTGTCCAAGGAACAATCACCTTTACTACAGTTGGATGATACTAGCATATCCACTTAGACTCAAGGAAGTGCTGAGGAATTAGGCCAAATATATTTGGCTAAATATAggactatttttttgaaaaaatggtGAAgttcaaattgaaaaaaaaagaaaggttgATTGTGGTATCAGACCAAGATCTTGAGCATTTATCTACAGCAGAAAATCGGCTCAAATTATACAACATGTTCCTTCTAGAACCTCCATAATAAAAGTAGAAAACAGCAGCaaataaataagaaatatacttacGTCCAGCCGGGGGATTTCCCCATTGTCTGTGATAGCTATGCCAAGTTGTTCAGATAACATCTGTAATTCCATCTGCTCGCCAAGTGCTATGCTGTTGTTGTCATAATTCTCTCCATGAAAACTACTATCTGAAGCATCTCCGGACAGATTAAGAAAATCCTTCATCAGGTCATCAGAGTGTTCATCCTCATTATGTACATTAGTTGTATTTCCACCATGAAGCAGGGGAGAATTCAAAGATTGAACAGCTGAATTTTGCGGCTCACATTTCTGAGGATGAGGAAGGAAGGGCAAATTACAGAGCTGCCGATAGGACTCAGCGCTTGTTGAAGATGACGAATATAGACTAGCACAAAATGTAGAAGAACTAGAAAACACATGCTCAAAATGTTGAGAGTGAGACACATTAGAGAGAGGGCTTCCTGGGTCAGATTCTGGACTTGATTTTTTGAGGCGGAAAAGAAGACCCTTCTGTGGGGAGGATGAATTGATTAATTCTCTCTGAACATAGGATGATGGGCTTGTGCATGATAATTTGTCATTCAATAATTTTTGGCAATCCGATAGGACATTGAACAAGTTAGTAGTAGATGATGCTGAAGCATGACAGCAATGTCTCATTCCTTCAGGAGAGTTGCTTTGTTCGGCTGTAATGATACTGTGGCTACTCATGTTCTTTGATGGATGAATCTGAGTCCTTCCCACTTAGTAAACTGAAACTGAAGAATACAATTTCTATTGAGCCTACAAGGTAAAACAATTTGTCAGCCCGGACTACAGTGCTAAAGAACTTTGTAACATGGATTATTTAATTGTGCAAAGGGATTATGGAAGAATAAGAGAGGTACCATACACAATTATGTGTATAAACAGATTGTACCATAGAAGCCTGCATGTTTACATAAGATGTCTGGAATTGGTATTTCAAATAAGTGCATGCATCTTCACAAAAAGTTGTAAAGTGTGTTCAAATATATGAAATGGGCAATCCTGGGACTCCACGATATCTAACATAGAGATCAGATAATCTGACCTAGCATTTTATAGGTGAATATTTTAATGTGGAGGCACTAGCAGATGACCCAAAGACTAATGACCATCAATAGACGGACCTACATTCAGAAACGTATTAGAACTTAAGCACCAGAATCATCAATTATCATGCTCCAGCATTCACATCATTCTAGGTCCAGCGAGTCTTACTGCATATTGATGTCAGTCAAACACTGCAAAGGAAACACAGAAACCAGTAACTCTAGTGAAGAACATAGCAACCTCAGAAGGTGAAAAAGGAAAAGGCCCAATCCTCTAAGCAAAAAAAGGGAAAGGAATCTcagaaaagtgatcattgcttgacCTCTCTATAGTTATATCAAATACTAAAAAAGAGAAAGATTATAATAATTGATAGTTTAGTTGGATttcgaaaaaaaatattaaaagtttTACTGCTGATGTCATGCAGTTCTCAAGAATTTCAAAGTGTTCGACTTCAAAAAGGGCTCAGTAGGACCCCATATTGTCATCATATGAAAATAATCATGGGAAAACATTTAAGCTTTTGCATCAAGCCTTGTGATGTAACAAATATGTATCAAAGGTAAAACAAATTTGGGCATTAGACATTGCTAACTATTGTCTTGTTCACCAAATTCCAAAGGATTCAGCAATACAGCTATGCATAATTAGATGGGATTGTGCATGTAGATTAATCTTAAATTGTATTGATAATTTTACTACATTGACTGTTGGTGAGCTTCAAACTAATGATAATTAGGAGACATCAAACAAGTTATATACAAATTTATGAAAACTTTATGACTGACTACACCAGAAATTGGAATGGTTAAAAGAAGTACacttataaatattatcaatatattaaaacataaattcaTACGAACCCTAGGCCAAAGTCATCAATGCTGCATAACTAAATTCCAACTTTCACACGCTCCTACATATTTTGATGTTTCCTGAAAGTTTTTCAGTAATCAAGTAGATTATTGTTATTTGAGGTATGATGTTAAGGACTTTGGGATATTTCCCTATATAATCAAATTAATTTCATAGAAGAATTCAAAGAATCATTCAAGAACTGACATCCCCTACAGAGATACAGGTTACTAGAAGGACCCACAGATCAAAGTGGACCCAAGAACATATTATTATTCTTCGGTCCGTATTTTCATTTTCATAATAATTGTTCCCTTTGCAAAGTTCTTAAACACAAGCTTATGCTACATCATTTTAAAGCATCATCTGATCCCCATGAAGCTGACAGCATATTAATGGCTATATTTTAATGGAAAAATCCCATTACAAATTGGGCTAGAAGCCAAGATGTAGTGCCCCAAAGTATTAGTATCATAATCTGCGGGAAGCTTGAGAAGAATTTTCATAATCAACGGGCCTGGAAAAATAGTGTATATGTAACTGTCCCAACACATTCTATTATCCAGTTCAGTCCTTAATTCCTATGCACGAGGGTAGAGGCCATCTCCACCAATCCATGGTCATACTCTATTGATGCAGCACGAGCCACGAGACTAACCAAAAACCCTATGCAGTTTTCTTCATCTGAAAGAAGGGGGCCCTTCTCACTGGCAACACAAGTTTAGACCATATCAACTACCTTTTGCCACACATCTCCTTGCCATGCCCATGAGCTCTCCTCATCACTGGACATGGTTCACCCTTCAGGTTTTGCTTATCACAGTCTTGATGTGCAGAAGTATTACCTTGCTCTCTTGGCTGCCAAAAGGATGAACCTTTATGGAATCATCCCTGCCAATTTGAAACTAATTCACGATGCTCTGGTCTCTAATGGCAAGGCTCTTGTTGTTCTGCAGGGAATTACTCGTCAATGAAGTATGCATTTTTACTGTTAAAGGTACGGTAATGCAGTGATCTAGCCTGCAGTCTGTAGAGAGTCTACACGCTAACAGATATCATACAGACTAACTGGTATTATATATAGAACAGCACGATCAAAAAGCGGGAACAAAGTTCTCGGTTTCTACTCCAAAAACACGTCAGATGATCTCTCCAAGTGCGCGCACATCATCGATAACCAGATCACTCTAACTCGACCGGTTACAACGACCGTTTATTTATAAAAGCTCAAGACCACTCCGACGACGACTCGTATTCAAACTCAAACAAGGACATCATTGGtgtttatgtaaaattttattttattttatttctttctaagCAAATGTAAGCCACTTGGATTCCAGCTAGAATAGCGGTAGAATAAGCAACAAAGCCGGAATGTAGTCCTAGTATCATTTGTTCCGTCGAGGCAGTCAATTGGCTTCTATCGTTAAAACTCGGTTGATATGCGAATAATCTTGGGAAGAAATTGGTGAGCTCGGCTGCCTAATTAACTGGGGCTGCTATCCATTCATATCTATGGTGAGTAAGGTCGATCTTTGGTTTATCTCGGACCGAATCATCATCGGTCATGGCTCGGGATCTGTGGTTGAGATGGATGAACAAAAGAGGCTAGGGCACCAGCCTCGGCGAAGACAAATCCAAAAGGGGGGGCTCGAGAGTTTCCAAACATCGATCTAGGGCTCATGGAGGTGCCTCCCGTGACGAGTTTCAAAGACAGAGCAAGCAATCAGGAGAGAGGAAATTTATTCGCGAAGAAAAGCGCAAGCATAGCATAGCACGGCAAGATGAAGAAAGATGGAACCGTCGTCATCAATGGAAGATCGACAGCGAAGGAGGGAGCGAGGGGGTATAAGCACGGCAGAGATGAGATGTGAAATCTAACACAAACGACAGACAGGCGTTGTTGCAAGTTGCAAAACAAATCAGCAGCGAGCGAGCGAGCGAGCGAGCTTAGTCTGGTCTGGTCTGGTATGGTATGAGAATGATGGCGTGGTTGCAAGAAAGCAAGCGAGAGAGAACGAGAGGAAGCACTCACTCACCTCAGCTGGAGATGGATATGGGAGATCCCTGCGCCTTCTTCCGATAGCGAAAATGTCATCCATCTTTTGGAGGAAAAGCAAATGGATTCCGAATCAGGGAGGCTGGCGGCTGGAATCGATGATGACGACGATCTAAAGGAAATGATTGGAGCTCCCACCAAGCCTCCGTTTGTCTTCACGTCTCTCCGGTTTTATCTCATTACGAGTCTTTTTTTGTTTTCGCTCCACTGCGCTCTAAATTAGATGATGAGTTGTAAAACCGAAAGATAAAAGAACAAAAACGCAGAATTCCCAAAATGCCACCAGTACCAAACCGACGTCTTCCTTCGTTTTGCCCGGCCAATTTGCTGCTGGCATCATGTCCTCCCTCTCCCTGAACGACAAGGCCACCACCAAACAACCCATGGATCAACATAATCAGCAGCCGACATCCgataaaatttaaagaaaaaaatttatcaggAGAAGGAAAAAGAGCTAATTGccaacagatatatatatatatatatatatatataagcatcGGGGACAGGACAGGAACGGCGGGGAGCAGAAAAGGTGATGGGTGATACCCGTACTGTCATCGCCCACCACCCGATGGTTTCCGGGTAGGGACatatgatcgaggaggtgaaaagAAAAGATAGGCGCCAGCGCGTGGGGGCAGCCACCTGATTTTTATTACCTGCTAGGACACTCGACTACGTAATTTTCACTTACTGGACTGCCCCCGCCAGGTTGGAAGCTCGAACAAGAAATCATTTCCTCCAGTCTTGCAGCGGCAACCGCACAAACACAAAAGAAG
The sequence above is a segment of the Elaeis guineensis isolate ETL-2024a chromosome 7, EG11, whole genome shotgun sequence genome. Coding sequences within it:
- the LOC105049248 gene encoding protein PHOSPHATE STARVATION RESPONSE 3 isoform X3; its protein translation is MGCLVVALSFREREDMMPAANWPGKTKEDVGLKCEPQNSAVQSLNSPLLHGGNTTNVHNEDEHSDDLMKDFLNLSGDASDSSFHGENYDNNSIALGEQMELQMLSEQLGIAITDNGEIPRLDDIYETPAPSVPLSSNCNQTSQPLRPAAKFQLHSNSSTSTTATANKPRLRWTLDLHERFVEAVNKLDGAEKATPKGVLKLMNVEGLTIYHVKSHLQKYRLAKYLPEAKEDKKASSSEDQKMPTVSHESDPGKKRNIEVIEALRMQIEVQKQLHEQLEVQRALQLRIEEHARYLQRILEEQQKASNTFVFPTQMPGTEMQLESPHHLSPEQAESKVDSICSPSSSNSKHKATDSDTRSKPPEDHKRARLEVEREGTSLGS
- the LOC105049248 gene encoding protein PHOSPHATE STARVATION RESPONSE 3 isoform X4, whose amino-acid sequence is MDDIFAIGRRRRDLPYPSPAEKCEPQNSAVQSLNSPLLHGGNTTNVHNEDEHSDDLMKDFLNLSGDASDSSFHGENYDNNSIALGEQMELQMLSEQLGIAITDNGEIPRLDDIYETPAPSVPLSSNCNQTSQPLRPAAKFQLHSNSSTSTTATANKPRLRWTLDLHERFVEAVNKLDGAEKATPKGVLKLMNVEGLTIYHVKSHLQKYRLAKYLPEAKEDKKASSSEDQKMPTVSHESDPGKKRNIEVIEALRMQIEVQKQLHEQLEVQRALQLRIEEHARYLQRILEEQQKASNTFVFPTQMPGTEMQLESPHHLSPEQAESKVDSICSPSSSNSKHKATDSDTRSKPPEDHKRARLEVEREGTSLGS
- the LOC105049248 gene encoding protein PHOSPHATE STARVATION RESPONSE 3 isoform X2; the encoded protein is MSSHSIITAEQSNSPEGMRHCCHASASSTTNLFNVLSDCQKLLNDKLSCTSPSSYVQRELINSSSPQKGLLFRLKKSSPESDPGSPLSNKCEPQNSAVQSLNSPLLHGGNTTNVHNEDEHSDDLMKDFLNLSGDASDSSFHGENYDNNSIALGEQMELQMLSEQLGIAITDNGEIPRLDDIYETPAPSVPLSSNCNQTSQPLRPAAKFQLHSNSSTSTTATANKPRLRWTLDLHERFVEAVNKLDGAEKATPKGVLKLMNVEGLTIYHVKSHLQKYRLAKYLPEAKEDKKASSSEDQKMPTVSHESDPGKKRNIEVIEALRMQIEVQKQLHEQLEVQRALQLRIEEHARYLQRILEEQQKASNTFVFPTQMPGTEMQLESPHHLSPEQAESKVDSICSPSSSNSKHKATDSDTRSKPPEDHKRARLEVEREGTSLGS
- the LOC105049248 gene encoding protein PHOSPHATE STARVATION RESPONSE 3 isoform X6 → MISCSSFQPGGGSPKCEPQNSAVQSLNSPLLHGGNTTNVHNEDEHSDDLMKDFLNLSGDASDSSFHGENYDNNSIALGEQMELQMLSEQLGIAITDNGEIPRLDDIYETPAPSVPLSSNCNQTSQPLRPAAKFQLHSNSSTSTTATANKPRLRWTLDLHERFVEAVNKLDGAEKATPKGVLKLMNVEGLTIYHVKSHLQKYRLAKYLPEAKEDKKASSSEDQKMPTVSHESDPGKKRNIEVIEALRMQIEVQKQLHEQLEVQRALQLRIEEHARYLQRILEEQQKASNTFVFPTQMPGTEMQLESPHHLSPEQAESKVDSICSPSSSNSKHKATDSDTRSKPPEDHKRARLEVEREGTSLGS
- the LOC105049248 gene encoding protein PHOSPHATE STARVATION RESPONSE 3 isoform X1, whose protein sequence is MSSHSIITAEQSNSPEGMRHCCHASASSTTNLFNVLSDCQKLLNDKLSCTSPSSYVQRELINSSSPQKGLLFRLKKSSPESDPGSPLSNVSHSQHFEHVFSSSSTFCASLYSSSSTSAESYRQLCNLPFLPHPQKCEPQNSAVQSLNSPLLHGGNTTNVHNEDEHSDDLMKDFLNLSGDASDSSFHGENYDNNSIALGEQMELQMLSEQLGIAITDNGEIPRLDDIYETPAPSVPLSSNCNQTSQPLRPAAKFQLHSNSSTSTTATANKPRLRWTLDLHERFVEAVNKLDGAEKATPKGVLKLMNVEGLTIYHVKSHLQKYRLAKYLPEAKEDKKASSSEDQKMPTVSHESDPGKKRNIEVIEALRMQIEVQKQLHEQLEVQRALQLRIEEHARYLQRILEEQQKASNTFVFPTQMPGTEMQLESPHHLSPEQAESKVDSICSPSSSNSKHKATDSDTRSKPPEDHKRARLEVEREGTSLGS
- the LOC105049248 gene encoding protein PHOSPHATE STARVATION RESPONSE 3 isoform X5; translation: MMPAANWPGKTKEDVGLKCEPQNSAVQSLNSPLLHGGNTTNVHNEDEHSDDLMKDFLNLSGDASDSSFHGENYDNNSIALGEQMELQMLSEQLGIAITDNGEIPRLDDIYETPAPSVPLSSNCNQTSQPLRPAAKFQLHSNSSTSTTATANKPRLRWTLDLHERFVEAVNKLDGAEKATPKGVLKLMNVEGLTIYHVKSHLQKYRLAKYLPEAKEDKKASSSEDQKMPTVSHESDPGKKRNIEVIEALRMQIEVQKQLHEQLEVQRALQLRIEEHARYLQRILEEQQKASNTFVFPTQMPGTEMQLESPHHLSPEQAESKVDSICSPSSSNSKHKATDSDTRSKPPEDHKRARLEVEREGTSLGS